ATCTATTGTATAGGACATATGTTAAAATGGAAAATATGGAGCGAGAAATTACAAAATTAGTAAGAGAAATTGCCATAAATGAGCGTGAAGAAAATAAAACAGTAAATAAAGTAAAAAAATAATATAAGGGGATAATATGGATAAAGACATGCAACATGAAATATTAATGAAAATTGCACCCTATGTATCTAATATTGAATTTTTAAGGGAGCTCCTTATTAATTCTGAAAATATTGAAGATTTAAAAAATAAATTAAATAATTTGATTGAAAATGAAGAAGATATCATAAAGAAAACAGATCTAAGAATAATATTGGACAAAATATAAAATAAAATATATTATTTATTTTTCTGCTTTTCTATATTCGGTTTCAAAAGTTTTATCATATAACTTAGAGTATTCATACCGTTTAGGGTCTAAAACCTCACCTACAATTATAAGTGCTGTTTTTGTAATTCCTTCCTCTTTTACCTTTTTAGCTATGTTTTTTAATGTTCCTCTGATTATTTTTTCATCTTCCCATGTTGCATGATAAACTACGGCAACAGGAGTATCCAACTCATAACCTTCCAATAGCTCATTTACAACCTTATCAATCATGCCAACGCCCAAATAAATAGCCATTGTGGCCTTATGTTTTGCCAAATCGCTTATTTTTTCGGATTGTGGTTTTGGGGTTCTACCTTCTGGTCGAGTTATTATGATGGTTTGGGAAACATCTGGAAGTGTTAATTCTGCCTGTAATGAGCTCATAGCACCAAATAGGGAAGATACACCGGGAACAATATCTACGCCAATATCATATTTTTTTAATTCGTCCATTTGTTCTTTAATTGCCCCATAAATTGAGGGGTCTCCAGTATGCACCCTAACAACATTTAAACCATTATTTACTCCATCTACTATTACGCCAATTACTTCCCCAAGATGCATTGTAGCACTGTTGTAGATTTTGGCATTTTTTTTATTGTAGTTTAAAACTTCTTTATTTACCAAAGAACCAGCATAAATAATTATGTCTGCATTTTCAATAGCTTTTGCTCCTCTTACAGTTATTAAATCGGGAGCTCCTGAACCAGCTCCAACTATTGTAATTTTTCTATTCATTAGTCACACACCTTTTTTCTATATTTCTTCTAAGTTCTCTCATTTTAGGGGGGAGTTCGTCCCATCTCCAAAATCCCCTTAATATTTCTTCTTCGTCATAGTCTTCTTTTCTTAACTGGCATGCCCACTTATCCCATAATTTTGGGTGGAGCTCCTTTACTCTTAAAAATTCACTATTAAGTGCCGCTGGACACATATAACAACCAATTCTTTCAAATCCTTCTTCATACATTGGATTATACAATACATCATTTAAAAATATGTAGCTCCAAATGTCAATAGAATTCCAATCAAGAATTGGGAATAAATTGGTTTGGGCATCAATAAATCCGCTCTGTCTTGTATATTCTAAATTTGCCCGTGCAAAACTTTCTAATTTTCGGGAGCCGTCTATTGTCAATATTTTTTTGTTTGGGTAATGTTCCTCAAAGAATTCTTCCAATGGTATCAATTTACATGTGCTATTGCACCATCTATCGTCTTTTGTTGGTATGCCTTCTTCATCCACTTCATCCCAGAAATTATCTCCATCTATTGTATGTAAATTTAAATCATATTTTTTTGCGAAATCTTTTACATATTGGTTGGTTTCTGGATATTCAAGCCCTGTATCTATAAATAATACATCCATATCCTCCATAATTTCGGTAGCTAATAAAGTTGATACGGCACTATCCTTTCCACCACTAAAAGATACATTTATTACATAATTTTTATTTTCGTATTTTTGAATATATTCTACAAGAATATCTTTTGAATGTTGAACAAGTTTATTTATTCTTTCTTTGTTATCTTGTAGGTAGTTTTCTATTTTTTTAATTCTTATTTCATCATTTTTCTTTTGGAGGTCTTTTACTTTAATTCTGTTATCTCTTTTTATTCCCACTCCCAAAAATTTCCCCATATCAATACCAACAAAATAGTCCGTATTTTCTACAATGGTTTTATATTCATCAATATTTTCAATATATTCTTCTTTTAAATATTTTCCTTTTAATCTTCTTTTTGTTGGCACCAATTTTAATTTTGGACTTTCAAGATAATAATAATATGGCGAAGGTGTAAATTTCCATTCTAAATCTAATAAATCGAACTCCATAGTTCCTATTTGAACATTTTCGTCCAAATAAACTCTTTTTCTATAATCATCTCCTGCCAATTTCTCCAATAATATTAAATCATCATAATTGAAGTTTTTATTTGTTAATTTATTTAATATATCAATTTCATATTTTGATGCAAATTTTGTATCCTCTTTAAATTTTGAGAACATTGTTTTATCCATATTGTTATCATTATTATTGTAATCACTATACATTTTTTATCACTTTAATTAACTCTAATTTTATCGCCCTATCAAGATGTAGGTCATAAAACCGAAAGGTTTTTGTTTTTTATTTGGGTAAAAAGATTTGCATTATCTCTTCTGTTCTTTTATTATGTAGAGATATATTTAATTTCTTTTTATTTAACTTATTCCGCAAGAAGTCCCCTTCCGTAAGGGAGGGGATGAATTATGATAAAAACCTTCGGTTTTTATATATTTCCTTCGCTTCGCTCGGAAATGCGGGCAAAACATTTATATGGTGGTATTATCACATATAACTATGTAGTTGTAGAGGCATCTACACTATTATCATCTGAGAAGGCTGAGAGTGCTACTCAGATGATAATCTACTTTATACCAATTCTTTTTGAGTTCTCTACAACGGTATTAAGTCAGGGCTTGAACAAAATCCTTCGGATTTTGTAGTTCGCAAATCAAAGATTTGCGATGGGAGAGTCCGTTGTGCCTGCGGAGGGGAAACCTCTACCCAGAGTTATACCTTATATAAAGGTAATCTTTGGGCAAGTATCCCCTATGAGTCAGGAAGCCCCTCCCGTAAGAAGGGGTAATTCACTTGTATTTCTATGTCTCATAATATTAATATTTCTGCTTTTTCTATTTTTTCTGTTAGGATGCATTTAAATTTTCCATATTCCACTACACTCTACATTCAAGATGTTTTATAAAATCTCCTTTTTCTGGTATATATGCACCACAGGCGAATTTATGTCCTCCACCACTACCGCCCATTTTTTTAGATGCATAATTTATAGCATCGGCGAGATTTATATCTTCGGCAAATGATAATAATTTTGGACATCGTGCAGAAACTTTATATCCATTATCCAATTCCCCCAATGCAAATATGGGCTTTTTCCAATCGACTTCCTCTATTGAATAACTCATTCCAGCAACAATACCAATAATATGCCCTTCAATCATACCTTTTTCTACTTCAAAATATTGAAATTTGCTTGTCTGAATTATTTCAACTTCGTCTTTAATATATTGAAGTGATTTTGAGAGATTTCTTTTATGGTTATTTAATCTTGTTATCATTTTAGAATAATATTTGTCCCTATCTCCATTTAATACTTGTAGTGGTGTTTCATAATCTCCATATCTCGAACAAGCATTAATACAGGTAGAAAACTCCTCCAAATTCCTAAATGGTGTTTTTATTTCCTCCTGTTTAAACTCGTAGCTATTACCAAATATAACTTTTGGAAGGAATTTCGCCCATGAATTGGGAACATATTTATTGCATTTATTTAAAAATTCACTTCCCAATATTCTTTTTTCCTCAAATGTTAAATCGCATAAACTTTCTTTTGCTACAATATTTAAATTATGTTTTCTATTTATATTATTTATAAAATTGATAATTCTCGAATCATTATTTAATAAATCAGTCCTAACATCTGAAAAATACTTTATTGATGCGAATAATGGTTTAGTATGCTTTCCGTAAAATTGTAAATCTGGAAATGCCACTATGTCCCCCAATTCAATGGCATCTTTTAATATTGTTTCATTTAATCCATTTAATTTGCCTTCTAAATTCTGAACATCTCCAACAGCTCCTAAAATGGCATATTTCGCTAAATCTGTATATCGTGGATTACATGTTTTAGCAAATAAATAGCACACACCAGCACCGCAAATCTCTTTTCCTCCATCTATATTATTATTCCAAGGATTTACATTTATTATATTTTCTGGTATTTGCGTTTTTGCTGTTATATGATGGTCTAAAATTATTATATGGGGAATTTTGGTTTTTTCGTTTTTTAATTTCTCTTTAATTAAATTAATTTGCCCACTTCCTAAATCTGCAAAAATAATTAAATCATAATCATTAAAAGGAATTTCATTTATTGTATCTGTTCCCAACTGCTTTAAAAATCTGAATTCTGCGTTTATATTTAATTTATTCATTAATTCCTCTAAAATTACTCTGGAAGTTATGCCATCTGTATCAATATGTGTATATACTAATATATTATTGTTTCTATTTTTTCTTAATATTTTGACTGCCAATTTTAAATTTTTAAGGAGCTCCATAATTACACCTACTAATCATAATAAATCAACAATTACAACATCAAATCTATGGGTTGTTTCGTTGATTTACTATAAAGTATCCTAAATTATGAAGTTAAACTATATAAAAATTAGCAATGAAAAAATAAAAAAATAATGAAAAAATAATAATAAAAAATTATTTATTTAATTTATGGGTAAAAATCCTTTATTTACTATGATTTTTTGCCCTTCTGGGCTTAATATATAATCAATATATTCTTTAACGATGGGTTCTGGTTTTCCGTTTGTAATTAATATTAATGGTCTATATACTTTATAGTCTCCTTTTTTAATATTTTCTTTTGTTGGACTAACTCCATCTAATGCCACAGGTTTTACAGATTCGTCAATATATCCAACAGAGATATAACCAATTCCGTTTTTATCTGCTGAAACCTTTGCTTTCATTTCTCCATTTGAAGCCACTACAAGAGCTTTATCTGATATATTATTCTTATTTAGTGCCAATTTCCAGAATGTATCTCTGGTTCCGCTTAATTCATCTCGAGTATATGTATTTATTGGTTCATCATTTCCTCCAACTTCTTTCCAGTTGGTAATTGTTTTAGAGTATATTTTTTGTAGCTGTTCTGTTGTTAAATTATTTATTATATTTTCTTTATTAACCACTAGGGCAACACCATCAACGGCTATTTTGTAAGCTATTAAGTCAGGGTATTTCTCCATTTCGCTACTTTTTATATTTCTTCCAGCCATTCCTATATCTATTCTTTTTTCTCCAATTTCGTTTATTCCAAATCCTGAACCTCCTCCAACTACTTCTATTTTAACATTGGGATTGGACTTCATAAATATTTTGGCTGTTTCCTGTGCAATTGGGACAACAGCAGTTCCCCCTGCCATAGATATTGATATTTCGGTTGTTGTATGCATTGTATTGTCTGGATTGTCCATGTTTATATTGGCATCATTTGAATTAACACAGCCACTAAATAGTAGCATCGAACTTATAATTAATAATCCAATAATATATTTATAATTTGTATTGATAATTTCACTTTGATATTAAATAAATAATAATTAATAAAATAGAATAAAATAAATAATATTTTAAATCATTTCAATAAATGCTTCCAATCGTGTTTTAAGCTGTTCTTTATCGCTTTCAGAATAATCAGTTTCAATTCTTATTATTGGAATATTTTCTTCTTTCAATTCCTTTTCTATTTTGGCCCCCTCTACATTGAATGTATGGCAGTATTGAAGTGTATAATATACAACACCATCGACATTTAATTCTTTAACTAATTCTTTAATTCTTTTAATTCTTTCTTCATTTTTGTATGCCACTGCACAAGGGATTTTAAAGTATCTTTCAGCCAAATCTTTTACAGTATATCCTTCTACAAGATTTTCAAATTGCCTTGTTCCCGTACAACTTTCTTCCCCTACGACAATACCATTACATTCTTCAATTAAATCTACTATTTTTGTATTTCCTGCCACCATCGGGCAACCTGTTATCAATATTCTTTTTCCTGTGTATCCTTCCTTATTATTTACTCTATCTTCCAATTCAGGAATTAATTCTTCTAAAACTTCAATTGTATCATTAATATCTAATAAATAAGCAAATTGGAATAATTTTAATGTATCGCTACCTTTTATTGGTGATGGGTGATTTGCTCGTAAATCATATATCTTATAAAATAATTTTCTCATTTTATTTACTTTATCAACTGCTTCTTTTAATGCTTCTTCTGTTATGGTGTTTCCACTTTCCTTTTCAATAAGTTCTTTTAATTCCTCTACTTCACTTATCCATAAATTTAATGATTTTTCATCTTTAAAATGGGGAAGTTGCATAACATGGGTATTAACAAGGTTTTCCAATAATTCAAACATTTTCTTTTTTGCATCGCATGTGGTTTCTCCAATAACTACATCAGCAGCTTCAAAATATGGGCATGATTTTGCCTTTTTAAATCCATAGGAAGATTTTACAAGGGGACAAATATTTCTTGGCAAATCTTCTTCAGCTATTGCTATTGTATCATTTTTCCCACCACATAATCCAACAGGGATTGAATTTGATGCTAAAACTAATTCAATAGGAACAAATGAGCAAAAAAGACCAAATACTTTTTTACCTTCTTCTTTTTCTCCATATAATTGATTTTTTCTATTTGAAAATTTAGTCATTAAATTATTCATGGCCTTTAATTCCATAGTTTCACCAAACCAAAAATCATTTATTTATTATTTAATTCAACTGTATATTGTATATTAGATTTTCTAATATGCAATATTTTTGAAATATTTATTATTTTATTGAAAAATAATATTTACCATTAAACATAACATATGATAATTATGGTTATATATAACTTTTTTTTATTAGATTTTCTAATATCATTAAATTAAACAATACTGGTAAAATTGATATGTTCGAAAAGTAGGTTTGTTAGGGGTCAAAAAGATTAAATGTGATATACTAAAAAAACACTCGTAATAATTTCTAAGTACAACATTTATTACTGTACATAGTTCTCTAACATACTATGAATTAACACGGATAAAAAATAAAATAATAAAATATATTATAATAAAATTAAGTATTAAATCATTAAACAAGCCCCCGTACAACAAACAATTTGTGGATTTTCAGGAATTAAAAGTTTTTTATTTAGTTTGTTTTCTAAAACGCCCGCTAAAATATTATTTTTTGCAACACCTCCACTAAATACGATGTTGTTTATTTTTAATTTGTTTGCCATTGGTGTAATTCTATTTGCAATACTATTATAAACACCCATTAAAATATCTTCTTTTGGCGTTTTTTTAGACAATAGCGATATTATTTCACTTTCTGCAAAAACTACACACATAGAGGATATATCTACAATATTATCAGAATAATAATTGTTTAAATCGTCCTGTATATTTAGTATATTTAGACACTTTTCCATAAATTTGCCAGTTCCTGCGGCACATTTATCTGATAATATAAAATCAACTACTTTTCCTTTGTCATTTACTTTTAAAACTTTGCAATCCTGACCCCCGATATCTATAACTCCGTCAATGTCCTTAAAAAAGTAATTTGCACCAGCTCCCAACGCTAAAACTTCGGGAACTATTTTATCTGCAAAAGATAATTTATGTCTCCCATATCCTGTTGCTACTATTTTATCTATTGAATATTTTTTTTCAAACTCTTTTATTTCATTTATAATGTCATTTTCTTCAATAATTACGCCCATATTTCTTACTAAATGGGTTATTATTTTATTATTGTCAGAATTATCCATTAAAACTAATTTGGTTGTTGTAGAACCAATATCTATGCCTAAAATCATATTTATCACCAATTATAGTAAGTTCAAAAACTGTCCCATTAGTCCAAAATAATTAAGTGGAATGGATTATAATTATGAATATGGTTTTGTTTTCGCCACCATATGGTGTGAAACAGTTCGAAGATTGACTATAAATAAAAAATATTGTAATTATGTATTAAATACCTCTGAATATACTTCAACAGATTTGAAATTATCGCCATATAATACACATTTGATTTGAGTAGTTTTTCCTCTTGGTATTCTTAAAACTGCATAAGCTTCGCCGGAGCTCCCTTCTGGATAATTTTTCAAATCAATGGTATAATCTGGTTTCCATATATATCCCTCTCCCTCATCAAGTGCCAAGGCACAAATATATAGCTTTGGATTTTTGGCAGTTCCTGAACCGATATTTTTAATATTGCAAGATATATTATAATAAACATAATATCTATCATAATCAATATAATCTCCCTTAAATGAAATCTCCATGTTGGGTATCTGAATCATTGGTCTAATTATTGCATTTTTATTTTTATATTCTTCTGGAATTGTTCCAATATCCCAACCTGTGTTTGTGGTCTCTAAATAATAATATTTTTTGTTGTTGTATAAATAGTATGTTCCAGTTATGTCATCTCCCCCAGCAATACCTACGGCCATATGTTGTGGGAGCTCCACTAATACTATATCATAACCTAATTCGGATAATAATGCGGCTGTTAATATTGCCGTATCTTCACAATCTCCACCTTCATCTATGAGGGTTTCCACCGGATAACGAGGATATTCATCATAACCTGTCGTGGTGCTATCCGAGGTATATTTTAGGGATTGAACAAATGATACTATAAACATCACAGTATCATAATCAGAATATCCATTTTTAGAGGAGGCCTCTTTAAAACCTTCAACCATTGAATCTAAATATGGTCTATCATAATCTGATAAAGCATATTGGGCATAATTTTCTTCTCTATTATGTGGTTTATTTTTATAATATTCATGGAGCTCCACAGGTATTGATAAATCCCAACTCCAAGAATCTCCTTTATATTTCCAATTATATGACCTAGTGTAGTAGTCTGTTTTAGAATATTCATTATTATTTGAAGTGTTATGTATTATATTATAATTATTTATGGCGTCTTTGTTGTTTGTTATGTCAATTTTATCATCATCATTTGAAATCTGTTCGTTATTATTATCGTAGTTATCATAGTCAATAGTAAAATTATCATCTGAATAATTATCATCTGCTCCATCATAAAAATCATAAATATCTATACAACCTGAAAAACATATAAAAATACAAAATAATACAACAAATAGCTTTTTCATACTATTATCACCAATATTTATATTTTAATACATATGGTAATATCAGATATATAAAAATAGTAATTATATTTTAAATCCTATTTTGGAGCTAATTATTTCATTTAAAATAGTCGAAGGTCTGTCCATATCCCCATTGTCATTTATGAAATTTATTAAATCATTTTGGATTATGAATTCTAATATTTTATCCAATGAGTTATTGTTCATATTATACAGTATCTTTCTAAATTTTATCCCAAAATCTATTTCTCTTTTAAATTGTTGTTTCCACTGTTTATCATAATTTTTTAAATAATTAACAGGGAGCTCCTCGGAAAGATAATTTGTAATAATTTCTCCACATATTTTGGCACTTTTTGCACCATAATATAATCCCCCTCCACTAATGGGTTTTATTTGTCCGGCGGAATCTCCTACAAGCATTAAATTATTTTTTACAGATGATTTATTATATCCTATTGGAAGTGTTCCCACTGAAAACTCTATTGGAACGGCATTTTTTAATAAATTTGATGCTATGGGATGATTATTTATAAAATTTAATAATTTGTTGTATGAATTAGAGCTATCGCATAATCCTACCCTAACTCTATCTTTTCCCATCGGAATTATCCAAATAAAAAAATCTTTACAATATCTATTGTCTATAAATACATGGACAAAATCGGTATCAATATCCACATTAGCCATTTCCAGCTGTGCCCCTGCTAATATCTCTCTTTTTTTAACAATATTTGCCGATTTCCCAATAAATGATTTTGCCCCATCTGCACCAACTATTATTTTTGGAAAAGCATTATATTTGTTTCCGTCGTGGTTTATTGATAATCCATAATTATTATTTTTATTAAAAAATCTCGATTTATTTTTATTTTTATCCTCGATTATTTGACCATGAGCTTTTAATAAAATATCTACATTTTTATTTTTAGACGCTCTTATGGCTATATCTTTGTCCATAACTTTTCTTTCATATACTTTTGCCCTTATTTTATTATTCCCAACTTTTATGACCTTATTTTGGGAATATATGTATGCTCCTTTAATATCATTTACACAACCCCTGGGA
The window above is part of the Methanococcus aeolicus Nankai-3 genome. Proteins encoded here:
- a CDS encoding phosphate ABC transporter substrate-binding protein — protein: MLLFSGCVNSNDANINMDNPDNTMHTTTEISISMAGGTAVVPIAQETAKIFMKSNPNVKIEVVGGGSGFGINEIGEKRIDIGMAGRNIKSSEMEKYPDLIAYKIAVDGVALVVNKENIINNLTTEQLQKIYSKTITNWKEVGGNDEPINTYTRDELSGTRDTFWKLALNKNNISDKALVVASNGEMKAKVSADKNGIGYISVGYIDESVKPVALDGVSPTKENIKKGDYKVYRPLILITNGKPEPIVKEYIDYILSPEGQKIIVNKGFLPIN
- a CDS encoding acyl-CoA dehydratase activase, encoding MILGIDIGSTTTKLVLMDNSDNNKIITHLVRNMGVIIEENDIINEIKEFEKKYSIDKIVATGYGRHKLSFADKIVPEVLALGAGANYFFKDIDGVIDIGGQDCKVLKVNDKGKVVDFILSDKCAAGTGKFMEKCLNILNIQDDLNNYYSDNIVDISSMCVVFAESEIISLLSKKTPKEDILMGVYNSIANRITPMANKLKINNIVFSGGVAKNNILAGVLENKLNKKLLIPENPQIVCCTGACLMI
- the cobM gene encoding precorrin-4 C(11)-methyltransferase; its protein translation is MNRKITIVGAGSGAPDLITVRGAKAIENADIIIYAGSLVNKEVLNYNKKNAKIYNSATMHLGEVIGVIVDGVNNGLNVVRVHTGDPSIYGAIKEQMDELKKYDIGVDIVPGVSSLFGAMSSLQAELTLPDVSQTIIITRPEGRTPKPQSEKISDLAKHKATMAIYLGVGMIDKVVNELLEGYELDTPVAVVYHATWEDEKIIRGTLKNIAKKVKEEGITKTALIIVGEVLDPKRYEYSKLYDKTFETEYRKAEK
- the recJ gene encoding single-stranded-DNA-specific exonuclease RecJ, coding for MELLKNLKLAVKILRKNRNNNILVYTHIDTDGITSRVILEELMNKLNINAEFRFLKQLGTDTINEIPFNDYDLIIFADLGSGQINLIKEKLKNEKTKIPHIIILDHHITAKTQIPENIINVNPWNNNIDGGKEICGAGVCYLFAKTCNPRYTDLAKYAILGAVGDVQNLEGKLNGLNETILKDAIELGDIVAFPDLQFYGKHTKPLFASIKYFSDVRTDLLNNDSRIINFINNINRKHNLNIVAKESLCDLTFEEKRILGSEFLNKCNKYVPNSWAKFLPKVIFGNSYEFKQEEIKTPFRNLEEFSTCINACSRYGDYETPLQVLNGDRDKYYSKMITRLNNHKRNLSKSLQYIKDEVEIIQTSKFQYFEVEKGMIEGHIIGIVAGMSYSIEEVDWKKPIFALGELDNGYKVSARCPKLLSFAEDINLADAINYASKKMGGSGGGHKFACGAYIPEKGDFIKHLECRV
- a CDS encoding geranylgeranyl reductase family protein, with translation MDIDNYDVIIVGGGPAGCITGENIKNHKVLIIEEHQCIGTPLQCAGLISTNGVKELGAPRGCVNDIKGAYIYSQNKVIKVGNNKIRAKVYERKVMDKDIAIRASKNKNVDILLKAHGQIIEDKNKNKSRFFNKNNNYGLSINHDGNKYNAFPKIIVGADGAKSFIGKSANIVKKREILAGAQLEMANVDIDTDFVHVFIDNRYCKDFFIWIIPMGKDRVRVGLCDSSNSYNKLLNFINNHPIASNLLKNAVPIEFSVGTLPIGYNKSSVKNNLMLVGDSAGQIKPISGGGLYYGAKSAKICGEIITNYLSEELPVNYLKNYDKQWKQQFKREIDFGIKFRKILYNMNNNSLDKILEFIIQNDLINFINDNGDMDRPSTILNEIISSKIGFKI
- a CDS encoding double-cubane-cluster-containing anaerobic reductase, with protein sequence MELKAMNNLMTKFSNRKNQLYGEKEEGKKVFGLFCSFVPIELVLASNSIPVGLCGGKNDTIAIAEEDLPRNICPLVKSSYGFKKAKSCPYFEAADVVIGETTCDAKKKMFELLENLVNTHVMQLPHFKDEKSLNLWISEVEELKELIEKESGNTITEEALKEAVDKVNKMRKLFYKIYDLRANHPSPIKGSDTLKLFQFAYLLDINDTIEVLEELIPELEDRVNNKEGYTGKRILITGCPMVAGNTKIVDLIEECNGIVVGEESCTGTRQFENLVEGYTVKDLAERYFKIPCAVAYKNEERIKRIKELVKELNVDGVVYYTLQYCHTFNVEGAKIEKELKEENIPIIRIETDYSESDKEQLKTRLEAFIEMI
- a CDS encoding phosphoadenosine phosphosulfate reductase domain-containing protein; translated protein: MYSDYNNNDNNMDKTMFSKFKEDTKFASKYEIDILNKLTNKNFNYDDLILLEKLAGDDYRKRVYLDENVQIGTMEFDLLDLEWKFTPSPYYYYLESPKLKLVPTKRRLKGKYLKEEYIENIDEYKTIVENTDYFVGIDMGKFLGVGIKRDNRIKVKDLQKKNDEIRIKKIENYLQDNKERINKLVQHSKDILVEYIQKYENKNYVINVSFSGGKDSAVSTLLATEIMEDMDVLFIDTGLEYPETNQYVKDFAKKYDLNLHTIDGDNFWDEVDEEGIPTKDDRWCNSTCKLIPLEEFFEEHYPNKKILTIDGSRKLESFARANLEYTRQSGFIDAQTNLFPILDWNSIDIWSYIFLNDVLYNPMYEEGFERIGCYMCPAALNSEFLRVKELHPKLWDKWACQLRKEDYDEEEILRGFWRWDELPPKMRELRRNIEKRCVTNE